A single genomic interval of Melanotaenia boesemani isolate fMelBoe1 chromosome 4, fMelBoe1.pri, whole genome shotgun sequence harbors:
- the c4h4orf33 gene encoding UPF0462 protein C4orf33 homolog isoform X1, with product MKVYCGFRFLALVLLLLCCESLPLTQMEFEIQHTWDSNLVNHEPIKIVFSPGLGGLKMQVFGPFFNDPAAPEGPPSQAFPGLWDYEVVESFFLDSTTENYLEVELCPHGQHLILLLSGVGQAFVQQLPMVFTATITGDRWTGESLIPWSYFPPNVNKMNSYAIHGSGEKRTYEALYPIPKEEIVEGQKPNFHRLEYFKNFRLQSIMGEDWVQPDSDLWLGKP from the exons ATGAAGGTATATTGTGGATTTAGGTTTTTAGCACTGGTCCTTCTTCTGCTATGTTGCGAATCTCT cccACTTACGCAAATGGAGTTTGAGATTCAGCACACCTGGGACAGCAACCTTGTGAATCATGAGCCCATCAAGATTGTTTTTTCCCCTGGGTTAGGAGGGCTGAAGATGCAAGTATTTGGCCCATTCTTCAATGACCCAGCAGCTCCTGAAGGACCCCCAAGTCAAGCTTTCCCTGGACTCTGGGACTATGAAG TTGTGGAATCTTTCTTCCTTGATAGCACCACAGAAAATTATCTCGAGGTGGAGCTTTGCCC ACATGGACAGCACCTCATATTATTGCTGTCAGGAGTTGGCCAAGCATTCGTG CAACAGCTGCCCATGGTCTTTACAGCGACAATCACAGGGGATAGGTGGACAGGTGAATCTCTGATCCCCTGGTCATACTTCCCTCCCAATGTCAACAAGATGAACTCCTATGCCATCCATGGCTCAGGAGAGAAACGCACATATGAGGCTCTCTACCCCATCCCAAAAGAGGAGATAGTTGAAGGCCAAAAGCCAAACTT CCATCGCCTGGAGTACTTCAAAAATTTCCGCCTGCAAAGCATTATGGGAGAGGACTGGGTCCAGCCAGATTCTGATCTGTGGTTAGGaaagccctga
- the c4h4orf33 gene encoding UPF0462 protein C4orf33 homolog isoform X2, translating to MEFEIQHTWDSNLVNHEPIKIVFSPGLGGLKMQVFGPFFNDPAAPEGPPSQAFPGLWDYEVVESFFLDSTTENYLEVELCPHGQHLILLLSGVGQAFVQQLPMVFTATITGDRWTGESLIPWSYFPPNVNKMNSYAIHGSGEKRTYEALYPIPKEEIVEGQKPNFHRLEYFKNFRLQSIMGEDWVQPDSDLWLGKP from the exons ATGGAGTTTGAGATTCAGCACACCTGGGACAGCAACCTTGTGAATCATGAGCCCATCAAGATTGTTTTTTCCCCTGGGTTAGGAGGGCTGAAGATGCAAGTATTTGGCCCATTCTTCAATGACCCAGCAGCTCCTGAAGGACCCCCAAGTCAAGCTTTCCCTGGACTCTGGGACTATGAAG TTGTGGAATCTTTCTTCCTTGATAGCACCACAGAAAATTATCTCGAGGTGGAGCTTTGCCC ACATGGACAGCACCTCATATTATTGCTGTCAGGAGTTGGCCAAGCATTCGTG CAACAGCTGCCCATGGTCTTTACAGCGACAATCACAGGGGATAGGTGGACAGGTGAATCTCTGATCCCCTGGTCATACTTCCCTCCCAATGTCAACAAGATGAACTCCTATGCCATCCATGGCTCAGGAGAGAAACGCACATATGAGGCTCTCTACCCCATCCCAAAAGAGGAGATAGTTGAAGGCCAAAAGCCAAACTT CCATCGCCTGGAGTACTTCAAAAATTTCCGCCTGCAAAGCATTATGGGAGAGGACTGGGTCCAGCCAGATTCTGATCTGTGGTTAGGaaagccctga
- the LOC121638006 gene encoding uncharacterized protein LOC121638006 isoform X2, protein MTEQHILRQQMISRLIRKLECGLSRQPLDMDFLLFTCRQELYLWEALSRHVNIHLEIVQALQEFLRLVMDHIDHANVAVTTVETVTGARGRPMYVVEKERLVELLELNLPVKSIAKLLGISARTVHRRMTEYGLSVNQNYSTLTDEELDDAIQQIQSEIPTAGYRMVKGRLRSMGINVQWRRLTASMHRVDSLGILSRLSGLGCIVRRTYSVRGPLSLWHVDTNHKLIRYNIVLFGAVDGYSRKVMCLEAATNNTASTAFAAFKKATEIHGIPSRVRGDQGVENVDIARYMFTIRGTDRGSFMSGKSVHNQRIERLWRDVRTCVTSKYYNELHLLEMEDLLEVSSCEDLFAVHLTFLVKLQKDLDAFVEGWNHHPIRTEENRTPEQLWQTGMMLQPINQPENLEDIQEPDIDWDIAADFREDVHGAVVVPEFDCPVTEDQLVECQNLINNNSDLDSRSLYLMCREYLSTLNV, encoded by the exons ATGACAGAGCAA CATATTCTCAGACAACAAATGATCTCCAGACTGATCAGGAAATTAGAGTGTGGCCTTTCACGCCAACCTCTGGACATGGACTTTCTACTATTTACTTGCAGACAGGAGCTGTACCTCTGGGAAGCACTGTCGAGGCATGTAAATATCCACTTAGAGATTGTACAGGCTTTGCAAGAGTTCCTAAGATTGGTGATGGACCACATTGATCATGCTAATGTTGCGGTGACCACAGTTGAAACTGTAACTGGAGCAAGGGGGCGTCCCATGTATGTAGTAGAGAAAGAGAGACTGGTTGAACTTCTTGAATTAAATCTGCCAGTGAAGAGCATTGCAAAATTACTGGGGATTTCAGCCAGGACAGTTCATCGACGGATGACAGAATATGGCCTTTCTGTCAACCAAAATTATAGCACTCTCACAGATGAAGAGCTGGATGATGCCATCCAGCAAATACAGAGTGAAATTCCAACAGCAGGCTATCGGATGGTGAAAGGAAGGCTGAGGTCGATGGGTATCAATGTCCAGTGGAGAAGACTTACTGCATCAATGCATCGCGTGGACTCACTTGGAATTCTTTCCAGACTGAGTGGACTAGGCTGCATTGTGCGGAGAACTTATTCTGTCAGAGGACCCCTCTCACTGTGGCATGTCGACACTAATCACAAGCTGATAAG GTACAACATTGTCCTTTTTGGTGCAGTTGATGGCTACTCCAGGAAG GTGATGTGTTTGGAGGCTGCAACAAACAACACTGCATCAACAGCTTTTGCGGCATTCAAAAAAGCAACAGAGATCCATGGTATACCTTCAAG GGTGAGAGGTGATCAGGGAGTAGAGAACGTGGACATAGCTAGATATATGTTTACCATCCGTGGAACTGATCGAGGGAGCTTTATGTCGGGAAAAAGTGTCCATAATCAAAg GATCGAGCGTTTGTGGCGGGATGTCAGGACATGTGTGACATCAAAGTATTACAACGAACTCCACCTGCTGGAGATGGAAGACCTACTTGAAGTGTCCTCCTGCG aagaTCTGTTTGCAGTCCACCTAACATTCCTTGTCAAACTTCAGAAAGACCTGGATGCTTTTGTGGAAGGTTGGAACCACCATCCCAtcagaacagaagaaaacagaactCCTGAGCAGCTCTGGCAAACAGGAATGATGCTTCAACCCATTAACCAGCCAGAGAATCTTGAGGATATTCAGGAGCCGGACATTGACTGGGACATTGCAGCAGATTTTCGAGAAGATGTGCACGGAGCTGTGGTGGTCCCTGAATTTGACTGCCCAGTAACTGAAGACCAGCTGGTGGAATGTCAGAATCTTATCAATAACAACAGTGATCTGGACAGCAGGAGCCTCTACCTCATGTGTCGTGAATATCTGTCTACTTTAAATGTGTAA
- the LOC121638006 gene encoding uncharacterized protein LOC121638006 isoform X1 yields MLLSCQQHILRQQMISRLIRKLECGLSRQPLDMDFLLFTCRQELYLWEALSRHVNIHLEIVQALQEFLRLVMDHIDHANVAVTTVETVTGARGRPMYVVEKERLVELLELNLPVKSIAKLLGISARTVHRRMTEYGLSVNQNYSTLTDEELDDAIQQIQSEIPTAGYRMVKGRLRSMGINVQWRRLTASMHRVDSLGILSRLSGLGCIVRRTYSVRGPLSLWHVDTNHKLIRYNIVLFGAVDGYSRKVMCLEAATNNTASTAFAAFKKATEIHGIPSRVRGDQGVENVDIARYMFTIRGTDRGSFMSGKSVHNQRIERLWRDVRTCVTSKYYNELHLLEMEDLLEVSSCEDLFAVHLTFLVKLQKDLDAFVEGWNHHPIRTEENRTPEQLWQTGMMLQPINQPENLEDIQEPDIDWDIAADFREDVHGAVVVPEFDCPVTEDQLVECQNLINNNSDLDSRSLYLMCREYLSTLNV; encoded by the exons ATGTTACTTTCCTGTCAACAGCATATTCTCAGACAACAAATGATCTCCAGACTGATCAGGAAATTAGAGTGTGGCCTTTCACGCCAACCTCTGGACATGGACTTTCTACTATTTACTTGCAGACAGGAGCTGTACCTCTGGGAAGCACTGTCGAGGCATGTAAATATCCACTTAGAGATTGTACAGGCTTTGCAAGAGTTCCTAAGATTGGTGATGGACCACATTGATCATGCTAATGTTGCGGTGACCACAGTTGAAACTGTAACTGGAGCAAGGGGGCGTCCCATGTATGTAGTAGAGAAAGAGAGACTGGTTGAACTTCTTGAATTAAATCTGCCAGTGAAGAGCATTGCAAAATTACTGGGGATTTCAGCCAGGACAGTTCATCGACGGATGACAGAATATGGCCTTTCTGTCAACCAAAATTATAGCACTCTCACAGATGAAGAGCTGGATGATGCCATCCAGCAAATACAGAGTGAAATTCCAACAGCAGGCTATCGGATGGTGAAAGGAAGGCTGAGGTCGATGGGTATCAATGTCCAGTGGAGAAGACTTACTGCATCAATGCATCGCGTGGACTCACTTGGAATTCTTTCCAGACTGAGTGGACTAGGCTGCATTGTGCGGAGAACTTATTCTGTCAGAGGACCCCTCTCACTGTGGCATGTCGACACTAATCACAAGCTGATAAG GTACAACATTGTCCTTTTTGGTGCAGTTGATGGCTACTCCAGGAAG GTGATGTGTTTGGAGGCTGCAACAAACAACACTGCATCAACAGCTTTTGCGGCATTCAAAAAAGCAACAGAGATCCATGGTATACCTTCAAG GGTGAGAGGTGATCAGGGAGTAGAGAACGTGGACATAGCTAGATATATGTTTACCATCCGTGGAACTGATCGAGGGAGCTTTATGTCGGGAAAAAGTGTCCATAATCAAAg GATCGAGCGTTTGTGGCGGGATGTCAGGACATGTGTGACATCAAAGTATTACAACGAACTCCACCTGCTGGAGATGGAAGACCTACTTGAAGTGTCCTCCTGCG aagaTCTGTTTGCAGTCCACCTAACATTCCTTGTCAAACTTCAGAAAGACCTGGATGCTTTTGTGGAAGGTTGGAACCACCATCCCAtcagaacagaagaaaacagaactCCTGAGCAGCTCTGGCAAACAGGAATGATGCTTCAACCCATTAACCAGCCAGAGAATCTTGAGGATATTCAGGAGCCGGACATTGACTGGGACATTGCAGCAGATTTTCGAGAAGATGTGCACGGAGCTGTGGTGGTCCCTGAATTTGACTGCCCAGTAACTGAAGACCAGCTGGTGGAATGTCAGAATCTTATCAATAACAACAGTGATCTGGACAGCAGGAGCCTCTACCTCATGTGTCGTGAATATCTGTCTACTTTAAATGTGTAA
- the LOC121638002 gene encoding uncharacterized protein LOC121638002 isoform X1: protein MFAFTYACVIVAYMPHVHQLLFLYTPKTIFPNLKMSDPKEDELRSAAISLIEMLRRTLNNPAPIEGQPTQQAARDSSQETSQRPPPQRSITVPVQGPSGSTVQQSMARSFPGLFNKRTNLRPHLRSTKKRPSSKMTPVQFCLLQTALEKTPKLTEELMLLQAGLGRRTVNIPEDAGHKEVADLLCEVFPKLNQVEGAWMLYKAMGGSGQRKLIILPPEDEGYTGSSILKTLGKSCLYIMPIQHTLDITPLPMTAPEFQAMPKARCLSCQNYVPLQLLGLHVKECNIFNGSDETAPADDTTMCEDDDVVLTEMQPEVLESKVACPLCGQLFNKEDICTHASFCGESNRAEEDVTVCEDVRGNYSSVSDILIALEKRVDTSVTFNISVTREDLFQRGMKQWIRQKKASPKNLLRVSFIGEHGIDEGALRKEFLTEMVRGIESHYFEGDGEQGKIPKYNILDYQDHNFKTCGEILATSLVQGGPAPNFFTTQCYNFLCHGEMGINGGPEEVTAQDMKNLKAEVQNADDEKLMGLSDAIVACGYQGPITVDKKNAITEAIGLHSVVRLIPILTQLREGFKLYGVTEILAHHEQLCQELFVPGHITKVDADFIVGAFSPNLSEEGSVRRRQELKVLNFLQDFLQNLEDRDGDHEVKVGAAEEEMAGTSEMNGKGSKCPSLQNFFQWVTGHAHIPLIESQRSMFKININFEHDCNSHYGEHSMCYPVVNACGVTITFPTRHLGTYIDFEKNLSTALEFGYEFSRY from the exons atgtttgcattTACGTATGCATGTGTGATTGTAGCTTATATGCCACATGTTCatcaacttttgtttttgtataccCCCAAGACCATCTTTCCAAATCTCAAAATGTCAGACCCAAAAGAG GATGAATTGCGCAGTGCTGCAATCAGTTTAATAGAAATGCTCCGAAGAACCCTCAATAATCCAGCACCAA TTGAGGGACAGCCCACACAACAGGCAGCTAGGGATTCCAGTCAGGAGACATCGCAGAGACCACCACCTCAGAGGTCTATCACAGTGCCTGTGCAGGGGCCTTCAGGCAGCACTGTGCAGCAAAGCATGGCCAG GAGTTTTCCTGGACTGTTTAACAAAAGAACCAATTTGAGACCCCACTTACGTTCGACAAAAAAGAGGCCCAGCAGCAAAATGACACCCGTCCAGTTTTGCCTTTTGCAGACTGCCTTGGAAAAAACACCCAAACTCACTGAGGAGCTCATGCTTCTACAGGCAGGGTTGGGAAGAAGAACAGTGAATATTCCTGAGGATGCTGGCCATAAGGAG GTCGCAGACCTTCTTTGTGAGGTGTTTCCAAAATTGAATCAAGTCGAGGGAGCATGGATGCTTTACAAAGCTATGG GGGGATCAGGTCAAAGGAAACTCATCATTCTACCACCTGAGGATGAGGGATACACTGGAAGCAGCATTTTGAAGACTTTGGGAAAGTCTTGTTTGTATATTATGCCCATCCAGCACACACTGGATATTACTCCCCTGCCCATGACTGCTCCAGAGTTCCAGGCCATGCCAAAAGCACGGTGTCTCTCATGCCAGAACTATGTGCCACTGCAGCTCCTCGGGCTCCATGTCAAGGAGTGTAACATCTTCAATGGCAGTGATGAG ACTGCACCTGCAGATGACACCACTATgtgtgaggatgatgatgtg GTCTTGACAGAAATGCAGCCAGAAGTTTTGGAGAGTAAG GTTGCCTGTCCATTGTGTGGTCAGCTCTTTAATAAAGAGGACATCTGTACACATGCTAGTTTTTGTGGGGAGAG taacCGAGCTGAAGAAGACGTCACTGTTTGTGAGGACGTCCGTGGGAACTACAGCAG CGTATCAGACATCCTGATAGCACTTGAGAAGAGGGTGGATACCTCCGTGACATTTAACATCTCAGTTACAAGGGAGGACCTGTTTCAAAGGGGGATGAAGCAGTGGATCAGACAAAAAAAGGCCTCACCAAAGAATCTCCTCCGTGTCTCCTTCATTGGTGAACATGGAATAGATGAAGGTGCTTTACGAAAAGAATTTCTCACTG AAATGGTGCGTGGAATTGAATCACATTACTTTGAAGGAGATGGGGAACAAGGCAAGATCCCCAAATACAATATCTTGGACTACCAAGACCACAATTTCAA GACCTGTGGAGAGATTCTAGCCACAAGTTTGGTCCAAGGAGGTCCTGCACCAAACTTCTTTACAACACAGTGCTACAACTTCTTGTGCCATGGAGAGATGGGCATCAATGGTGGGCCTGAGGAGGTTACAGCTCAGGATATGAAAAACCTGAAGGCAGAG GTGCAAAATGCAGATGATGAAAAACTGATGGGATTGTCAGATGCCATTGTGGCTTGTGGTTACCAAGGACCAATAACTGTTGACAAGAAAAATGCCATCACAGA GGCCATTGGTTTGCATTCAGTGGTGAGGTTGATCCCAATTCTGACTCAGCTTCGTGAGGGATTCAAACTGTATGGGGTAACTGAGATTTTGGCACACCACGAGCAACTGTGCCAAGAGCTTTTTGTCCCTGGCCACATTACAAAA GTTGATGCAGACTTCATCGTTGGTGCTTTTTCTCCAAACTTAAGTGAGGAAGGATCTGTCAGACGTCGGCAAGAACTGAAAGTTCTTAATTTTCTGCAGGACTTTCTGCAAAATCTGGAAGACAGAG ATGGAGACCATGAAGTGAAAGTCGGTGCAGCTGAAGAAGAAATGGCTGGTACATCTGAGATGAATGGCAAGGGAAGCAAATGTCCTTCACTACAGAATTTCTTTCAGTGGGTCACAGGTCATGCTCACATCCCACTGATTGAGTCTCAACGAAGCATGTTTAAAATCAACATAAATTTTGAGCATGACTGCAACTCTCATTATGGGGAACATAGCATGTGTTACCCAGTTGTCAATGCCTGTGGGGTTACTATAACATTTCCCACACGCCACTTGGGAACATACATTGACTTCGAAAAGAACCTAAGCACTGCACTGGAGTTTGGTTATGAATTTAGCAGGTACTAA
- the LOC121638002 gene encoding uncharacterized protein LOC121638002 isoform X2, which produces MFAFTYACVIVAYMPHVHQLLFLYTPKTIFPNLKMSDPKEDELRSAAISLIEMLRRTLNNPAPIEGQPTQQAARDSSQETSQRPPPQRSITVPVQGPSGSTVQQSMARSFPGLFNKRTNLRPHLRSTKKRPSSKMTPVQFCLLQTALEKTPKLTEELMLLQAGLGRRTVNIPEDAGHKEVADLLCEVFPKLNQVEGAWMLYKAMGGSGQRKLIILPPEDEGYTGSSILKTLGKSCLYIMPIQHTLDITPLPMTAPEFQAMPKARCLSCQNYVPLQLLGLHVKECNIFNGSDETAPADDTTMCEDDDVQLLQVLTEMQPEVLESKVACPLCGQLFNKEDICTHASFCGESNRAEEDVTVCEDVRGNYSSVSDILIALEKRVDTSVTFNISVTREDLFQRGMKQWIRQKKASPKNLLRVSFIGEHGIDEGALRKEFLTEMVRGIESHYFEGDGEQGKIPKYNILDYQDHNFKTCGEILATSLVQGGPAPNFFTTQCYNFLCHGEMGINGGPEEVTAQDMKNLKAEVQNADDEKLMGLSDAIVACGYQGPITVDKKNAITEAIGLHSVVRLIPILTQLREGFKLYGVTEILAHHEQLCQELFVPGHITKMETMK; this is translated from the exons atgtttgcattTACGTATGCATGTGTGATTGTAGCTTATATGCCACATGTTCatcaacttttgtttttgtataccCCCAAGACCATCTTTCCAAATCTCAAAATGTCAGACCCAAAAGAG GATGAATTGCGCAGTGCTGCAATCAGTTTAATAGAAATGCTCCGAAGAACCCTCAATAATCCAGCACCAA TTGAGGGACAGCCCACACAACAGGCAGCTAGGGATTCCAGTCAGGAGACATCGCAGAGACCACCACCTCAGAGGTCTATCACAGTGCCTGTGCAGGGGCCTTCAGGCAGCACTGTGCAGCAAAGCATGGCCAG GAGTTTTCCTGGACTGTTTAACAAAAGAACCAATTTGAGACCCCACTTACGTTCGACAAAAAAGAGGCCCAGCAGCAAAATGACACCCGTCCAGTTTTGCCTTTTGCAGACTGCCTTGGAAAAAACACCCAAACTCACTGAGGAGCTCATGCTTCTACAGGCAGGGTTGGGAAGAAGAACAGTGAATATTCCTGAGGATGCTGGCCATAAGGAG GTCGCAGACCTTCTTTGTGAGGTGTTTCCAAAATTGAATCAAGTCGAGGGAGCATGGATGCTTTACAAAGCTATGG GGGGATCAGGTCAAAGGAAACTCATCATTCTACCACCTGAGGATGAGGGATACACTGGAAGCAGCATTTTGAAGACTTTGGGAAAGTCTTGTTTGTATATTATGCCCATCCAGCACACACTGGATATTACTCCCCTGCCCATGACTGCTCCAGAGTTCCAGGCCATGCCAAAAGCACGGTGTCTCTCATGCCAGAACTATGTGCCACTGCAGCTCCTCGGGCTCCATGTCAAGGAGTGTAACATCTTCAATGGCAGTGATGAG ACTGCACCTGCAGATGACACCACTATgtgtgaggatgatgatgtg CAACTTTTACAGGTCTTGACAGAAATGCAGCCAGAAGTTTTGGAGAGTAAG GTTGCCTGTCCATTGTGTGGTCAGCTCTTTAATAAAGAGGACATCTGTACACATGCTAGTTTTTGTGGGGAGAG taacCGAGCTGAAGAAGACGTCACTGTTTGTGAGGACGTCCGTGGGAACTACAGCAG CGTATCAGACATCCTGATAGCACTTGAGAAGAGGGTGGATACCTCCGTGACATTTAACATCTCAGTTACAAGGGAGGACCTGTTTCAAAGGGGGATGAAGCAGTGGATCAGACAAAAAAAGGCCTCACCAAAGAATCTCCTCCGTGTCTCCTTCATTGGTGAACATGGAATAGATGAAGGTGCTTTACGAAAAGAATTTCTCACTG AAATGGTGCGTGGAATTGAATCACATTACTTTGAAGGAGATGGGGAACAAGGCAAGATCCCCAAATACAATATCTTGGACTACCAAGACCACAATTTCAA GACCTGTGGAGAGATTCTAGCCACAAGTTTGGTCCAAGGAGGTCCTGCACCAAACTTCTTTACAACACAGTGCTACAACTTCTTGTGCCATGGAGAGATGGGCATCAATGGTGGGCCTGAGGAGGTTACAGCTCAGGATATGAAAAACCTGAAGGCAGAG GTGCAAAATGCAGATGATGAAAAACTGATGGGATTGTCAGATGCCATTGTGGCTTGTGGTTACCAAGGACCAATAACTGTTGACAAGAAAAATGCCATCACAGA GGCCATTGGTTTGCATTCAGTGGTGAGGTTGATCCCAATTCTGACTCAGCTTCGTGAGGGATTCAAACTGTATGGGGTAACTGAGATTTTGGCACACCACGAGCAACTGTGCCAAGAGCTTTTTGTCCCTGGCCACATTACAAAA ATGGAGACCATGAAGTGA
- the LOC121638005 gene encoding E3 SUMO-protein ligase ZBED1-like, whose translation MAESQPEPLAEKKGRTTSVIWRHFGFKLSDVEQKEITCKICRAVVSAPQSNTTNLFNHLKFSHKVVYEKVLKEQKTPQSASTSATRTQSSIENTLYNATPYPTGSRRHQEITEAVTFMLAKDMCPISTVSNPGFKTLVKTLDKRYVLPSRKHFSRVALPALYDKCRAEVEKDVSTAEYFATTTDLWSSRSMEPYISLTVHYIDADFAMKTKCLQTAFFPDDHTGINIADGLKQAMAAWNLEEDKLVCITTDNASNVKLAAELNGWIRLQCFGHRLHLAIENAMKDSRIERAMGVCKKVVSTFSYSWKKKKELIQAQRELKLPEHSLKTECPTRWGSRQAMINRVLEQQKAIAQVLSSDRKTRHLTPRWQDIEVLEAVNNSLSPLVEFTDALSGEQYVSVSLVKPTLHLFHTSILAVKENDTDLSKCIKQKIMGYLKEKYDDSKTQELLDMASAVDPRFKLKYVAEESREAIEARLTSEMKTVMERTPTEPMMTPAADTDAATGGAQKKKRGLGSFFKTTEDTVPGPSPHQPDQAIVLELQAYLQARPLDAEADPLEWWKSSQPYYPRLSKLARKYLCIPATSAASERVFSTGGNVVTCLRSSLKPDQVNRLVFLAKNLSL comes from the exons ATGGCAGAAAGCCAGCCAGAACCCTTAGCAGAAAAGAAAGGTAGGACAACTTCTGTCATTTGGAGACATTTTGGCTTCAAATTGTCAGACGTGGAGCAGAAGGAGATTACTTGCAAAATTTGTCGCGCCGTCGTGTCTGCACCCCAAAGCAACACGACAAACTTATTCAACCATTTAAAGTTCAGCCATAAAGTGGTCTACGAAAAAGTCCTGAAGGAACAAAAGACCCCACAAAGCGCGTCAACTTCAGCCACCAGAACACAGTCTTCCATTGAGAACACGCTTTACAATGCCACTCCATATCCCACCGGATCCCGGCGACATCAAGAGATAACGGAGGCTGTGACATTTATGCTAGCTAAAGACATGTGCCCCATCAGTACAGTTAGCAACCCAGGCTTTAAGACACTGGTTAAGACTTTGGACAAGCGTTACGTGTTGCCATCACGTAAACACTTCAGCAGAGTTGCATTGCCTGCTTTGTACGATAAATGTCGCGCTGAAGTGGAAAAAGATGTCTCCACTGCCGAGTATTTTGCCACCACAACGGATTTGTGGTCAAGCCGCTCTATGGAGCCGTACATTTCCCTCACCGTGCATTACATTGATGCAGATTTTGCCATGAAgacaaaatgtctccagacagCATTTTTCCCTGATGACCATACAGGGATTAATATTGCTGATGGTTTGAAGCAAGCTATGGCGGCATGGAATTTGGAGGAGGATAAGCTTGTGTGCATTACAACTGACAATGCCTCAAACGTCAAGCTGGCAGCTGAACTCAATGGATGGATAAGGCTGCAGTGCTTCGGGCACAGACTTCACTTGGCCATAG AGAATGCAATGAAGGACAGCAGGATTGAACGTGCGATGGGGGTCTGTAAAAAAGTGGTCAGCACCTTCTCctacagctggaaaaaaaagaaggagctAATACAGGCCCAGAGGGAACTGAAGCTGCCTGAGCACTCCTTGAAGACAGAGTGTCCCACCAGATGGGGATCCCGACAAGCCATGATCAACAGGGTCCTTGAGCAGCAGAAGGCAATCGCCCAGGTCCTCTCCAGTGACCGCAAAACCAGACATCTGACCCCAAGATGGCAGGACATTGAGGTACTAGAGGCTGTCAACAACTCACTAAGCCCTCTAGTTGAGTTTACGGATGCGCTCTCTGGGGAACAGTATGTGAGTGTATCACTTGTAAAGCCAACTCTCCACCTCTTCCACACATCCATACTAGCAGTCAAAGAGAATGACACAGACCTCTCCAAGTGCATTAAGCAGAAGATCATGGGTTACCTCAAAGAGAAATATGATGACTCGAAAACACAAGAGCTCCTCGACATGGCGTCTGCAGTGGACCCAAGGTTTAAGCTGAAATATGTGGCTGAAGAGAGTCGTGAAGCAATTGAAGCCAGACTGACATCTGAAATGAAGACTGTCATg GAGAGGACCCCTACTGAGCCAATGATGACACCAGCTGCTGACACTGATGCTGCAACCGGGGgagcacagaagaagaagaggggcTTGGGCAGCTTCTTCAAAACCACAGAAGACACGGTTCCAGGACCATCTCCTCATCAACCAGACCAGGCCATAGTTTTGGAGCTTCAGGCCTACCTCCAGGCAAGGCCCCTTGATGCTGAGGCTGACCCACTTGAGTGGTGGAAATCATCACAGCCATACTACCCACGGCTCTCCAAACTGGCTAGGAAATACCTGTGCATCCCTGCCACAAGTGCTGCATCAGAACGGGTTTTTAGCACAGGTGGAAATGTTGTCACCTGCCTACGTTCATCACTGAAGCCAGACCAAGTGAACAGACTGGTGTTCCTAGCCAAAAACCTCAGTTTGTAG